A genomic region of Miscanthus floridulus cultivar M001 chromosome 3, ASM1932011v1, whole genome shotgun sequence contains the following coding sequences:
- the LOC136541989 gene encoding serine/threonine-protein kinase RIPK-like, with the protein MAAGAQSWRTYLCCGAGGSAAVEDNDGSTRRRRRRITRRRGGKVSPRSSSSSSRMSFTSLSSSEMLSPEDLSLTLSGSGSNLHAFTYAELRSATAGFSRANYLGCGGFGPVYRGAVDEALRPGLRAQDVAIKYLDLEGGTQGHKEWLAEVFFLGQLRHKNLVKLIGYCYEAEHRMLVYEFMSFGSLENHLFKSVNVALPWMTRMKIAVGAAKGLAFLHDADPPVIYRDFKASNILLDSDYNTKLSDFGLAKDGPQGDETHVTTRVMGTHGYAAPEYILTGHLTAKSDVYSFGVVLLELLAGRKSVDRARRPREQNLVDWARPYLKHPDRLYKVMDPALECQYSCRGAEVSAIVAYKCLSQNPKSRPTMREVVRALEPVLGMDDFFPAGPFVLTISVVEDKVAGVKVEVEEKPPQHHQSHQDRHRQKYPNSSIHAGIVLHSREGMVGGDYTATLRRQRRASSYHKERGA; encoded by the exons ATGGCCGCGGGCGCCCAGTCTTGGAGGACGTACCTGTGCTGCGGCGCGGGCGGCAGCGCGGCAGTGGAGGACAACGACGGctcgacgcggcggcggcggcggaggatcaCGCGGCGGAGGGGCGGCAAGGTCAGCCctcggtcgtcgtcgtcgtcgtcgcggaTGTCGTTCACGAGCCTCAGCTCCTCGGAGATGCTCTCGCCAGAGGACCTGTCCCTCACGCTGTCCGGGTCCGGGTCCAACCTGCACGCCTTCACGTACGCCGAGCTCCGGTCGGCCACGGCGGGCTTCTCCCGCGCCAACTACCTCGGCTGCGGCGGGTTCGGCCCCGTGTACAGGGGCGCCGTCGACGAGGCGCTCCGCCCGGGCCTCCGCGCGCAGGACGTCGCCATCAAGTACCTCGACCTGGAAGGCGGCACGCAGGGGCACAAGGAGTGGCTG GCTGAGGTGTTCTTCCTTGGGCAACTGAGGCACAAGAACCTGGTGAAGCTCATCGGCTACTGCTACGAGGCCGAGCACCGGATGCTGGTGTACGAGTTCATGAGCTTCGGGAGCCTCGAGAACCACCTCTTCAAAA GTGTCAACGTCGCCCTCCCATGGATGACGAGGATGAAGATCGCCGTCGGCGCGGCCAAGGGCCTCGCCTTCCTCCACGACGCCGACCCGCCGGTGATCTACCGCGACTTCAAGGCCTCCAACATCCTGCTGGACTCG GACTACAACACCAAGCTATCCGACTTTGGTCTGGCCAAGGACGGGCCGCAGGGCGACGAGACGCACGTGACGACGCGTGTCATGGGGACCCACGGGTACGCGGCGCCCGAGTACATCCTGACGGGCCACCTGACCGCCAAgagcgacgtgtacagcttcggcgtgGTGCTGCTGGAGCTGCTGGCGGGACGGAAGTCGGTGGACCGCGCGCGGCGGCCACGGGAGCAGAACCTGGTGGACTGGGCCAGGCCGTACCTCAAGCACCCCGACAGGCTGTACAAGGTCATGGACCCGGCCCTGGAGTGCCAGTACTCGTGCAGGGGCGCCGAGGTGTCCGCCATCGTGGCCTACAAGTGCCTCAGCCAGAACCCCAAGTCTAGGCCCACGATGCGGGAGGTGGTCAGGGCCCTGGAGCCCGTGCTCGGCATGGACGACTTCTTCCCCGCCGGCCCGTTCGTGCTCACCATCAGCGTGGTGGAGGATAAGGTGGCGGGCGtcaaggtggaggtggaggagaagCCGCCGCAGCACCACCAGAGCCACCAGGACAGGCACCGCCAGAAGTACCCCAACTCGTCGATCCACGCCGGCATTGTGCTGCACAGCCGGGAAGGGATGGTCGGCGGCGATTACACCGCCACGCTCCGGCGGCAGCGGAGGGCGTCCAGCTACCACAAGGAGAGGGGGGCTTAA
- the LOC136546316 gene encoding uncharacterized protein codes for MEEEGGASGNEEVVQLEDAVELLVEHLVAPVLPRGQVDREEALSPETQEAVARQVHAAVLLYNYYHRKQFPQLEFANPERFCLSASLNVSNKNLPMYLNQAQNRLGNEVGAGLSVTDKAIIDACDIAEALDPTKDSPEMIMWPISKVAVLLLNRTKKVCLLEHGSKAKGVWSMFEKDVTMALFEKDIKMALGGSLSSDMSVQGSSNKSMALPSEPYVLQQIAYSEVELKTGMKRINLRFIEDHRVYSLSKKGTATILFLLHYDQTVDSKLKEMPLDALIERMSGPIFESGPYPTTTSVVECYHLLPYKKVLLNVLNRDWPLGSSLSAPKERVFENGKSSSLSEIDGSLKEQEANSNINSKRKKITTDVTPKKNKQVVKAVGDSGTSNCSASKNRKDSNTNCKRKSEAFKTKVATYTEHGDGQSPTKDLQASVQMDNNRTEKNSKSRSVPQDIIPTPDVDPVINDHALKSQKEKVTEKSGGITGNMNVQKYATLQLLQKMRDDTLCEHFVLGDRSAEYEMDIQTILTETEMTPKVTSILKKYENSGKMMEVANPISCGEGCQTMNIKRKKLKEAILLRNKCQELDDICRESNWIFPRYRVLPSVTSDMYEASVHLTGPDFNLSADGDMKVTPHEARDSAASNMLSQLQQKARED; via the exons ATGGAGGAGGAAGGCGGCGCCAGTGGCAACGAGGAGGTGGTGCAGCTGGAGGACGCGGTGGAGCTGCTGGTGGAGCACCTCGTGGCGCCGGTGCTGCCGCGCGGCCAGGTCGACCGGGAGGAGGCCCTGTCGCCTGAGACCCAGGAGGCCGTGGCGCGTCAG GTCCACGCGGCGGTGCTCCTGTACAACTACTACCACCGGAAGCAGTTCCCGCAGCTCGAGTTTGCCAACCCCGAACGGTTCTGCCTGTCCGCCTCCCTCAACGTTAGCAACAAAAATCTGCCCATGTACCTGAACCAGGCGCAGAACCGCCTTGGCAACGAAGTGGGGGCCGGGCTCTCGGTTACTGACAAGGCAATCATTGACGCCTGCGACATTGCCGAGGCACTTGACCCCACGAAGGACTCCCCCGAGATGATCATGTGGCCGATCTCCAAGGTCGCAGTTCTGCTTCTCAATCGGACAAAGAAAGTGTGCTTGCTCGAGCATGGATCCAAAGCCAAGGGCGTCTGGTCGATGTTTGAGAAAGATGTCACGATGGCATTGTTTGAGAAAGATATCAAGATGGCATTAGGTGGTTCGCTCAGCAGTGACATGTCAGTGCAGGGGTCGAGTAATAAATCCATGGCACTTCCTTCTGAACCATATGTGCTTCAGCAGATTGCATATTCAGAGGTGGAGCTCAAAACAG GTATGAAGCGTATAAATTTGCGTTTTATCGAAGACCATCGGGTGTACTCACTAAGTAAGAAAGGGACAGCTACCATATTGTTCCTTTTGCACTATGATCAAACTGTCGATAGCAAGCTTAAGGAAATGCCTTTAGATGCCCTGATCGAAAG GATGAGTGGTCCTATATTTGAAAGTGGTCCGTACCCAACAACGACATCTGTTGTTGAATGCTATCATTTACTGCCATATAAGAAGGTCTTGTTAAACGTCCTGAACAG GGACTGGCCTTTGGGTTCTTCACTGAGCGCGCCAAAGGAGCGGGTATTTGAAAATGGGAAATCTTCATCTCTCTCTGAAATAGATGGAAGTTTGAAGGAACAAGAAGCTAATAGTAATATCAATTCTAAAAGGAAAAAAATAACCACAGACGTGACTCCAAAGAAAAATAAGCAGGTAGTAAAAGCTGTTGGTGATAGTGGCACCAGCAACTGCAGCGCCAGCAAAAACAGAAAAGACAGCAACACAAACTGCAAAAGAAAATCTGAAGCCTTCAAGACTAAAGTTGCTACCTACACAGAGCACGGGGATGGTCAGAGCCCTACAAAAGACTTACAAGCCA GTGTCCAAATGGACAACAACAGAACAGAGAAGAACTCTAAAAGTAGAAGTGTGCCCCAAGATATCATTCCG ACACCAGATGTTGATCCTGTAATTAACGACCATGCCTTGAAAAGCCAAAAGGAGAAAGTCACTGAAAAGTCTG GTGGCATCACAGGTAACATGAATGTTCAGAAGTATGCGACACTGCAATTACTCCAGAAGATGCGAGATGATACA CTCTGTGAGCATTTTGTGCTTGGAGATCGAAGTGCTGAGTATGAAATGGACATTCAAACAATCTTGACAG AAACGGAGATGACACCTAAAGTAACGTCAATCCTAAAGAAATATGAGAATAGTGGGAAGATGATGGAAGTTGCCAATCCAATTAGCTGTGGAGAAGGATGCCAAACCATGAACATAAAGAGGAAGAAACTGAAAGAAGCCATACTTCTACGCAACAAATGCCAG GAACTGGATGACATATGCCGTGAGAGCAACTGGATTTTTCCAAGATACAGAGTACTTCCTTCAGTTACCAGTG ATATGTACGAGGCCAGTGTCCACCTTACGGGCCCAGATTTCAACTTGAGTGCAGATGGTGATATGAAGGTCACCCCTCATGAGGCACGAGACTCAGCGGCATCCAACATGCTGTCTCAGCTTCAGCAGAAGGCAAGGGAAGACTAG